The Pseudoalteromonas translucida KMM 520 genome segment TCGCGCCATTAATAATGTATCCCAAACATGGCGACGCACTGCGGGCCAATTAGCAATATTAATCATTACATCGTAATCGTTGTTATTGCGCTGAAATACCGGAAAACGCAGGTCGTAGCACACTTGTGGTAATAGCTTAAAGCCATTAATAGTAAACACTTTGCGCGCTTGTCCCGCTACTACAAAATCACCTTCGTTGCCTAAACAAAACAAATGACGCTTATCGTAAAAGTCCACCTCTCCATTGGGCTGCACCCAATAAAACCGATTGGCCTTTTTGCTGCCTTGAGTAACAAATACTGAGCCTGCAATTACTGCGTTATGTTTATGCGCTTGCGCCTTTAACCAGGTAAGTACTTTGCCGTTTTCAGGCTCAGCGCAATCTAAGTTTATTGCAAATCCTGTGGCGAAGGTTTCGGGCAGTAAAATTAAATCAGGCTGCTGAGTCACTGCATCTAACTGCTTATTAAACATAGCTAAATTAGTATCTTTATCGAGCCAGTGTAGTGAGCTTTGCAATAATGTAAGTGTTAACGTTGACATAGTTTTGTGCCGCCCTCTTTTAAGTTTTTAGTGTTTTTAGCTAAACCAACTTAATTGTTATTAGAGTTTGATAAAACATACCTTATGCTGGTAGCTTAGTTATTAACACTCTATATCCTTAATTGTGGTTTTGCACGCAAAGCGGTGCTACCATCACTTAAGATAGAAGTTTAGCCGTCTAAATACAATTAACTGATGCTCGTTTGTGAGGAATATATGCAAAACAACAATACCGCTATTTCGCAACTTATTGAAGCTGGGAAGTGGGTTAGCCAAAAAGAGTGGATACCCGCAACCGGTGGGAATTTTTCAGCAAGAACTGATTCGGGGTTTGTAATAACAGCAAGTGGCCAAGATAAAGGTAAGTTGACTAATGAGCACTTTTTACAGCTAGATCTACAAGGCAAGCCTTTGGCAGGAACAAAAAAACGCTCAGCCGAAACACAACTGCACTTGAGCTTGTATCAGCTAATTCCCGAAGCGCAATGTGTACTGCACACGCATTCTGTTGCGGCTACCGTGCTTTCGCAAATAACAAAAAGTCATAAACTCGATTTAACTGGCTACGAAATGCAAAAAGCTTTAACCGGTTTTACCTCGCATTTAGAAACCCTAAGCATTCCTATTTTTAATAACGACCAAGACATAGACCATTTAAGTTTATTGGTAAGCGATCATCATTTACACACACCTATTGAACACGGAGTGCTTATACGTGGCCATGGTTTGTATGCTGTTGGGCGAAATATTGACGAAGTTCGTCGTCATTTAGAAGTGCTGGAGTTTTTATTTAGCTGTGAATTAGAGCGTTTAAAAATTACCGGGATTCAAGCAAGTAATAATAAATAACTAACTAAA includes the following:
- a CDS encoding amidohydrolase; this translates as MSTLTLTLLQSSLHWLDKDTNLAMFNKQLDAVTQQPDLILLPETFATGFAINLDCAEPENGKVLTWLKAQAHKHNAVIAGSVFVTQGSKKANRFYWVQPNGEVDFYDKRHLFCLGNEGDFVVAGQARKVFTINGFKLLPQVCYDLRFPVFQRNNNDYDVMINIANWPAVRRHVWDTLLMARAMENVCYVVGVNRIGDDANGVAHNGGTAVYDFKGDTLVKATDNSQALITITLHKAPLNDFKAKFPAHLDADAFNLV
- a CDS encoding methylthioribulose 1-phosphate dehydratase, which gives rise to MQNNNTAISQLIEAGKWVSQKEWIPATGGNFSARTDSGFVITASGQDKGKLTNEHFLQLDLQGKPLAGTKKRSAETQLHLSLYQLIPEAQCVLHTHSVAATVLSQITKSHKLDLTGYEMQKALTGFTSHLETLSIPIFNNDQDIDHLSLLVSDHHLHTPIEHGVLIRGHGLYAVGRNIDEVRRHLEVLEFLFSCELERLKITGIQASNNK